CTTCACCAAGCTGCTCATCGCGCCCGAGAGCGCCGCCCCGGAGGAGGAGGCGCTGGGCCCCGCGGAAGAGCCCGAGCCGGGGCGCGCGCGGCGCTCGGACACGCACACTTTCAACCGCCTCTTCCGCCGCGACGAGGAGGGCCGGCGGCCGCTGACCGTGGTGCTGCAGGGCCCGGCGGGCATCGGCAAGACCATGGCGGCCAAAAAGATCCTGTACGACTGGGCGGCGGGCAAGCTGTACCAGGGCCAGGTGGACTTCGCCTTCTTCCTGCCCTGCGGCGAGCTGCTGGAGAGGCCGGGCACGCGCAGCCTGGCTGACCTGATCCTGGACCAGTGCCCCGACCGCGGCGCGCCGGTGCCGCAGATGCTGGCCCAGCCGCAGCGGCTGCTCTTCATCCTGGACGGCGCGGACGAGCTGCCGGCGCTGGGGGGCCCCGAGGCCGCGCCCTGCACAGACCCCTTCGAGGCGGCGAGCGGCGCGCGGGTGCTAGGCGGGCTGCTGAGTAAGGCGCTGCTGCCCACGGCCCTCCTGCTGGTGACCACGCGCGCCGCCGCCCCCGGGAGGCTGCAGGGCCGCCTGTGTTCCCCGCAGTGCGCCGAGGTGCGCGGCTTCTCCGACAAGGACAAGAAGAAGTATTTCTACAAGTTCTTCCGGGACGAGAGGAGGGCCGAGCGCGCCTACCGCTTCGTGAAGGAGAACGAGACGCTGTTCGCGCTGTGCTTCGTGCCCTTCGTGTGCTGGATCGTGTGCACCGTGCTGCGCCAGCAGCTGGAGCTCGGTCGGGACCTGTCGCGCACGTCCAAGACCACCACGTCAGTGTACCTGCTTTTCATCACCAGCGTGCTGAGCTCGGCTCCGGTAGCCGACGGGCCCCGGTTGCAGGGCGACCTGCGCAATCTGTGCCGCCTGGCCCGCGAGGGCGTCCTCGGACGCAGGGCGCAGTTTGCCGAGAAGGAACTGGAGCAACTGGAGCTTCGTGGCTCCAAAGTCCAGACGCTGTTTCTCAGCAAAAAGGAGCTGCCGGGCGTGCTGGAGACAGAGGTCACCTACCAGTTCATCGACCAGAGCTTCCAGGAGTTCCTCGCGGCACTGTCCTACCTGCTGGAGGACGGCGGGGTGCCCAGGACGGCGGCTGGCGGCGTTGGGACACTCCTGCGTGGGGACACCCAGCCGCACAGCCACTTGGTGCTCACCACGCGCTTCCTCTTCGGACTGCTGAGCGCGGAGCGGATGCGCGACATCGAGCGCCACTTCGGCTGCATGGTCTCAGAGCGTGTGAAGCAGGAGGCCCTGCGGTGGGtgcagggacagggacagggctGCCCCGGAGTGGCACCAGAGGTGACCGAGGGGGCCAAAGGGCTCGAGGACACCGAAGagccagaggaggaggaggagggagaggagcccaACTACCCACTGGAGTTGCTGTACTGCCTGTACGAGACGCAGGAGGACGCGTTTGTGCGCCAAGCCCTGTGCGGGCTCCCGGAGCTAGCGCTGCAGCGAGTGCGCTTCTGCCGCATGGACGTGGCTGTTCTGAGCTACTGCGTGAGGTGCTGCCCTGCTGGACAGGCACTGCGGCTGATCAGCTGCAGACTGGTTGCTGcgcaggagaagaagaagaagagcctGGGGAAGCggctccaggccagcctgggtggcagcagGTGCGTCTCCGGGGCAGAGATGCTCTcttgtgtgtgaggtgtgtgtgccGGTGCAAACCTGTGCACCTCAGTGTCCATCTGGCATGGGGCGCACCTCCAGACCAGACCCTGGCTCCCCAAATGGGGAGGCTTTGACCACCTCCTTGCAAGGCAACCACTGAATTCCTATCTTCTTCCCCAGGGTGTCCTCACCATGCCCACCGTCAGCCACCCACAACCTATGAAAACTTCCTAGTATGGCCCTACAGCTCTGGCCCAGCCCTTCTTCCCATTATACTTTCTGACAATAAGCTCTGGAACACACGATGCCCTCTGTCCAGAGCCTCTGCACTTGCCCTTCCCTCCACCTAGAATATTCTGTTTGCTGCCTGTCCTGCAAGTCTGCCCTGGCTCCCCCAGCTGGCTCCAGAAGTACCCTTTTGACCACCCTGCTGTGACATCTGCCCCACCTCCACCAGACCCTCGGCTCCTCCAGGGCAAGGCTTTTGCCAGAGTTCCTTTGAATATAGCTCCAATTCAGCCCCTGCCCAGGGGCTTGGCATCTGTTGAGAGGATGAATGTCACGGTGTTggcaggggctgggcctggggacCCAAAGACCCATGTAGGGGATGTGGGTGATACCGTCCCACTGACCTCACTCAGACACCCCAGTGGGATGATGCCTGGGCCACAGATGAGTGGTTTTGCTCTGGGTTTGGTTGGGGGAGTGTGAAGGGGGTGGCTCAGCAAGGAGGTGAGGAGGGGGGGCAGCTCTGAGACCCCAAGACTAGAGATAGACAGGAGTCCTTTCCGGGAGGCACTGTGAGGAGCAGGGTGGGCTtcaccttcctctctctcccagcAGTTCTCGAGGCACCACAAAACAACTGCCAGCCTCCCTTCTTCATCCACTCTTTCAGGCAATGACTGACCCACTGTGCCATCTGAGCAGCCTCACGTGAGTGGCCACACCCCCAGCTCTTCCCATGGAGCAGGCTGAGAGCAGGATGCCCTGGGCAGAGACAGAAGTATGGCCTAGGAAAGAAGGCTGAGGGGTCAGACCAGAGCCTGAGGCCTGTGGGTGCTGGAGCTGGCAGGCTCTGCCCACAcagagcagagggaggaggggatgagGGTCTCGGGCTTCATTACCAGGTTAGGTACTGGTAGGAAAAGGTTGGTCCTGGTGTGAGTGGAAAGCAGCTAAGCGCACTGAGGGAGGGATTAAAGAAGACAAGAGTGTATTTTCCTTCTGAAGGGAGGCTGCCGTTGGAAACTGCTGGGTTCTCAGAAGCAGTGGAGGAAGGTGTTCAAGCTCAGGCTCCAAGGTCAGGCTGTCTGCAAATGCTAGCCTGCTTCTGCATGCCCAGTGGCAAGTCCATCTGTCCGAGCTCCCATTTCCTCCCCTGTGAAATGGAGCCAGTAGATCCAGAGAGTTGGGGTGAGATTTAATGTGGCTACACAtgtacagttcttttttttttttttttttttttgagacggagtctctctctgtcacccaggctggagtgcagtgtcgcgatcgcggctcactgcaagctccgcctcccggtttcacgccattctcctgcctcagcctcccaagtagctgggactacaggcgcccgccaccacgcccggctaattttttgtatttttagtagagacggggtttcaccgtgttagccaggatggtctcgatctcctgaccttgtgatccacccgcctctgcctcccaaagtgctgggattacaggcgtgagccaccgcgcccggccacatgtACAGTTCTTACATGGCAATAACTTGCCAGTCACTCTTAGCTACCACCAAGTGagcagaaaggaagaggaaatctAGGAACTAGTACTGATGGTGAAACAGGTCCATCCTACGTTGACGGCAACTCGGCACATTAGCTTGATATGGGGGTGGGGGATGTGGCAATCTGGAGATAAACATAAGAGCAAAAAGGTGATCacatttggcccagcaattctGCTGGTAAAGTAAGATGTTCAGCACACCATtatttataatggaaaaaaaaaaaaggagaaacagcaCAACTACCCAACCATTAGGGAATAGCTGACTAAATAAACTGAGTTGGCCACCGCATCTTGGTGGACGATTGTGCGGCAAACATGTTGAAACACGTCTCAGCTCTCCGAAGAGCTCGTAGAGAGTGTCGCAGGGAGAAATGAACACAGCTCCCCGGGGGTGCATGGTGACAAAGGGCAGGGTAGGTTCTGCGGGGTCCAGGGAAGGATGTGGCACCAACACATCTCTCAGCTGAACCCTGGGCCACCGGGCAGCGGGCATTTTGTGCAGTTGGAGGTGGTGCAGTGGCTGAGGCGCCTGCAGGTAAATCTCTGTGCTTCTTGACCACAGGCTGTCCCACTGCAAACTCCCTGACGCAGTCTGCCGAGACCTTTCTGAGGCCCTGAGGGCAGCCCCCGCGCTGACGGAGCTGGGCCTCCTCCACAACAGGCTCAGTGAGGCAGGACTGCGTATGCTGAGTGAGGGCCTAGCCTGGCCGCAGTGCAGGGTGCAGACGGTCAGGTGAGGCCTGGCCTGGGAGGGACCGTGGGATGCCCCCACCACCCCAGCAGCTCCTGAGGTCGGCCCTCCCACAGGGTACAGCTGCCTGACCCCCAGCGAGGGCTCCAGTACCTGGTGAGTGTGCTTCGGCAGAGCCCCGCCCTGACCACCCTGGATCTCAGCGGCTGCCAACTGCCCGCCCCCATGGTGACCTACCTGTGTGCAGTCCTGCAGCACCAGGGATGCGGCCTGCAGACCCTCaggtggaggcaggggtgggaagggtgctggggacacagcctgTCAACCCGGGGAGGGGGAGGGTGCCTGGGGGCCCCCTGGACCCTGAAGAGGAGCCCCTCCCGAGACCTCCCATGTGACTGAGCTCAAACACTGACCTGGGAGCCCAGCCCTGACAGCCCTGCCCTCTGAAGCCCTGGCCACAGCTCAGGGCCTTGACCACTTTGTCTGACCAAATGTTCATCTGTTGTCTGGTGCCCATGGCAGCACCCTGGGCCAGTGGCCCCGATACCCTTTTGCCACCCCCAAGGCCTggcctctgccccctcccccagcctctgacAAACCTCTCAACTGACACCACCTGTCCCTGAGTGTCTGTGGCACAGCCAAGCTGACAGCCCGGTCACTGCCTGCAGCCCGGCCGCCCCCACGGCACTGCCCGTCACTGCCCACAGCCCGGCCGCCCCCCACGGCACTGCCCGTCACTGCCCGCGGCCCGGCCGCCCCCACGGCACTGCCCGTCACTGCCCGCGGCCCGGCTGCCCCCACGGCACTGCCCCCAAGCCCTGGCTGCTTTCCCCCACCGCTGACCCTGCTTCTGCTCTGCGTGTGGCTGCAGTCTGGCCTCTGTGGAGCTGAGCGAGCAGTCACTACAGGAGCTTCAGGCTGTGAAGAGAGCAAAGCCGGATCTGGTCATCACACACCCAGCGCTGGACGGCCACCCACAACCTCCCAAGGAACTCATCTCGACCTTCTGAGGCCCTGGTGGCCAGAGCAGGGTGGAAGACCCTAGTCAAAGTCCCCGTGGAGAGAACGGCCCATTCCAAGGGCGGGAGGATATTGCTCTCGGCCTCTGGGAAACTTTTGAGCCGAGAGGCCCCAGACAGGCATGTGGGAGGCCCAGACACGGCACCCTGCCCCGTCCAGGACAGGCCCAGGACCTGCCCCTCTCTCCACACCTGAGGGACCccttctcccccagccccaccactaCTCCACCCACCTTCCTCTCCTGAGACCCTCCAGCCATTCCCCTTGAAGACACCTCCCGACCCCAAGCCACAATAATGACGGCGAGAGCTCCAATTAACTAAGCACCTACCTGGGGGCAGAATGACCCTTCACTGCCTGATCCGCATCTGCAGTGTGGCCCAACAGCCCCCAGAACTATGCCCATGTAGACTGGAGGTAGGCAGTTCACCGTCCCTCCCTGTTAGGAATGAGACCATCCCTGAGGCTATGGCCCAGGCCCAGAGGCGTCCAGTGTCTGAGATCTTTGGGAAGGGAGACTAGGGCAGGTGGAGACAGCGCAGAACCCCCGTGCTGGGTGGGAGGCATGACCACACGGTGGGTGAGCAGCCCCCATGCACTGACGGTAAATTCCCCTGTGCACTCATTTCTGTTGGTTTCTATTacacctggccaggcgtggtacaATACAGGTCGGTGCTCACAATCTTTCCAGCATTCCACTTTCACAGGGCAGGATGGTGGCCCCCGGTTCCCCAATGAGGAAAGTGAGTCTCAGGGGGCAGCCTGACTGCAGAAAGTGCTGCGACAGGGGCCCTGATGGACAGGACCCGCAGCGGACAGTCCTCGAATCCTGGAGTTTTCTCTGCTCAACCCTGCTGGGCTGCTGAGACTCCAGTCtgagtggggaggtgggggagactCTGGATTCAGCCCCATCACTGCCCAGGGGAAATCCTCTACTATAATCCACTTTCTAactccatttcttcatttcacaaaacacaaaaaccccTGTCCTCCTAGAGCTGACATTCTAGGTAAGAAGACAAACACCTATATGATACACAGTGtaatacaatacatatatatacgatACATACACAACACATGTATGTGATACACAACGCAATAGCACAAGTacgtatattatatgtatacgtgtgccaggtgtggtggcgcatgcctgtggtcccagatactcaggaggctgaggcaagagttcgaggcttgagcttaggagttcgaggatgcagtgagctattagGTTGGTTGGAAAGTaagcaaaaaccgcaattacttttgcaccaacctaatatgatTTTGCCACCACACtctggcctgggccacagaaaGAGACCCCATCgctaataagtaataaataaatgtgtatctgATACATAACTACACACCACAATCAATAGGCCTAtgatgtggccgggcgcggtggctcaagcctgtaatcccagcactttgggaggccaagacgggcggatcacgaggtcaggagttcgagatcatcctggctcacacggtgaaaccccgtctctactaaaaatacaaaaaaattagccgagcgtggtggcgggcgaggtagtcccagctactccggaggctgaggcaggagaatggtgtgaacccgggaggtggagcttgcagtgagccgagatcacgccactgcactccagcctgggcgacagagcgagagtccgtctcaaaaaaaaacaaaaacaaaaaaaaaggcctatGATGCATCAACAAGTAACAATGTAATAAAGATGCAGAGGCGGGGCGGATAAATGCTGCGGAGGAAAGTAAGGCAGAGCCTGGGGCTGGTGGGAATGGATGGAGCGCAGGGTTTTCTGTTGCATGAAACGGGGGTCTGAGGAAGTCTAACTGACGACTGGGCATTTGAAAACCCGAAGGAGTGAGGGGGCAAGCCCCAAAGAAGTCTTGAGAAAAAGGGCTTCAGACAATAATGCTGCCAGAGCAAGCCAGGCGGGGAGCTTGGAAAGTTCCAGAAGCAGCAAGGAAGCCAGGTAGCGGCAGCGGAgtaggggagggggaggagatgaGGTCAGGGAACCCAGGCAGGTGCAGGAGGGGGTTTGCGGGTGGAGCTTGCGTGCTTGGAAAGTTCCAGAAGCAGCAAGGAAGCCAGGTAGCCGCAGCGGAgtaggggagggggaggagatgaGGTCAGGGAACCAAGGCAGGTGCAGGAGGGGGTTTGCGGGTGGAGCTTGCGTGCTTGGAAAGTTCCAGAAGCAGCAAGGAAGCCAGGTAGCCGCAGCGGAgtaggggagggggaggagatgaGGTCAGGGAACCCAGGCAGGTGCAGGAGGGGGTTTGCGGGTGGAGCTTGTGTGAGGAGAGCTTTTGGCTCGTCCTCCGTGAGTTGGGCGCCATGGCTGCCTTCTGGGCAGAGTGCAGGGTCTGCCTTAAATGTTGTGGGGGGGTCTGTTCACAACAAAGGTATAAGTTGGGAGCGACTGAGCCACTCCAGGAGGAGGTGTGGGCCCATGgcgtgttggaggtggagccacAGGACCTGTCCATAGGGTGGATGCcgtgtgggtgacagagagaaaccgGGGCTCACGGCCTGGACAGCAGGACAGGTGGAGTCGTCCTCACCTGTGCTGGGGACTCCGTGGGAGCAGCAGGCTTCCGAGCACGTGTTGGACCCCGGCGTCTCCGGCTGCCCCGAGTGGTCAGGACATTGAGGCCGGGTCAGGGAGCGTGAGATACCGGGACGAGCGGGCCCAGGGCTGAGCCCAGCGGTGTCCGGGTGGGCGGTGGCGTTGAGATGGGAACTGGGAATTGCACCGGTGGTCTCAGGAGGATGGAAAACCCAAGCAGCAGCTGGACCAGGACCGAGGCAAAGGGACCGCAGTTTAACAGAAAACCCAAAACGAGAGCGAGAAAATGGCCAAAAACCCGTGCGAGTGAGACGTCCATGAGCCTTGCCGGCAAAACGCCAAATAAGGGAGAAGGGGCAGGCGCGGCGGGGGCCGGGGTTCCCTGAAATCCCCTTCGTTTCCAGAATCCCTGAAGATAATTCCGCCCCCCAAGGAGGAAACCCAAGCTCCGCCGAGCGCGGCGGGTCTGTGCCTTCGCTTCGCTTCCAGCCTCTCGCTTCCTTCTGACCCGACCCCGAGTTCTTTCTCCGGACGGTGTCGAGAACCCGGGCGCCGGCTGGGGCTGGGGTCTCGCTGGCATCGGAGCCCCCCGCGAGCCCTCAGGCAACAGCGAGGCGAGGACCCGGGTGGAGGCGGCCGGGGGCGCGGGCGGACGGAGGAGGCGCGGGAGGGAACCCCCGGCCCGCGGGCCCCACCCACAGCCGCCCCGGGACGCAGCTCGGGGTCCAGGCTCGAGCTTTGCTCACTCAGGGCGCTTCGTGCAGGGAACGCCAGGCCCCCGGACGCGACCCACACGGCCGCTGCCAGCGGGGACCGAGGGGAGCCGGGGCTGCGGCCGCGAGTCCACGTCCCGCCCCCGGGCCCGGCCCAGCGACCGCCCCCGCCGCCCAGGGACCGCCCCCGCCTCCCAGCGACCGCCCGGGCCCTCGGGGCGGGGACCGCGGACCTTCCTGGTGGCGCGGCAGCCGGGCGGCTCCTCCTTCCTCCCGGCCCTGGCGTGGAGCAGAGGGACACAGGTTCCCACGCTGGCGCCCGGCGACCGGGTGGGGCTGCGGTGAGTCCCAGAGGCCCCCGCCCCGCAGCTCCCGGCCGCCCCGGCCCGTCCCCCCAGCCCCCGCCGCTCCAGCCCCCAGTCGCcccatcctccctcccccacccccgcctgcCCCAGTCGCCTACACCCCCGAGACGCCCACCCGCCCGGCGCCCCGGAAGCCCCAGACTCCCTCCCCCATCCCGCCCAGCGCTCCCctcaccctccacacacacccgCCCCCGCACCCCCGCCCCCACTTGCCACCAACAGACGCAGGTCCCGACCACAGAGGGTGGGGGCAAGACCGGGGTTGTGGGGGTGCGTTTGGAAAGCAGGGTCAGGACTGGAATTCTAAGGTACCAGGAGGGAGAGACACACTCAGGGGCTCAGCTGGGTTCCTGGAGATCAACCTTTGGGGTCTGAGCCCCTCTGAGAGTTGAGCTCCTTTCCTGGGAGGCCCCGTCTAGGAGGGGCCTCAGGAAAATCGGGGCTGACCAGCTGGTTCCGCACCTCCCCCCAGTTCTGAGGGAGGCTTCAGGGGATTACAGACAGTCTCAAGAGGGAGGCCCAGCCAGTCCCGCGGGCCCTGACACCCCATCAGGCCGCTCAGGCCCAGCAGCTCCATGGAGGACGCCGGCGAGGACCCCACCATGTTTGCTGCCCACTCTCTGCCCAGTGACCCCCGTCTCTTGGCCACTGTGACCAACGCATACCTGGGCACACGAGTGTTTCACGACACGCTGCACGTGAGCGGCGTGTACAATGGGGCTGGCGGGGACACGCACCGGGCCATGCTGCCCAGCCCCCTCAACGTCCGGCTGGAGGCCCCTGCAGGGATGGGGGAGCAGCTGACCGAGACCTTTGCCCTGGACACCAACACAGGTAGCGCCACCTGGCCTGCCTCACCCCTGCCCCAGGCATTGTTCCAGGTCGGTGGGGCAACCACAGCATCGAATCCCACCAGCACCTCCTGAGTTTACACAGGAAGTCTCAGTAAGACAGGAGGCCCCAGAGGCCCGCAGGGTCCCCCCTTCCCTCCGCCTGGAGGCCTCCTGTGCAGCTGTAGCGGGAACAAGCAGCCGAGGGCCCAGAGGGACCCGCCTCATTGTGGGGAGAGGCAGCGGTCGGGTGGTCCACTCCTGCCCCAGAGAGGCCATAGCTTGGCAACCCACCTGCCTTCGCTTCTGCCTCCCCAGGCTCCTTTCTTCACACCCTGGAGGGCCCCCGCTTCCGGGCCTCCCAGTGCATCTATGCGCATCGCACGCTGCCCCACGTGCTGGCTTTCCGAGTGTCCATCGCCCGCCTGGCCCCGGGGAGCGGGCCCATCACGCTGCTCCTGCGGTCAGCCTTCTCCCCAGAAAGCCCAGACCTGGACCTGCATCAGGGTCCTGACTTCCAGGGAGCCCGGTAAGGAGGGGGCTGGATTTGCAGCCAGGGAGTCCAGGGAGGGAGCTCATCCCTGAGGCACGGCCACGCTCTCACAGGTACCTGTATGGCCACACCCTCACCCCTGAGCAGCCCGGGGGGCCACAGCAAGAGGTACACATGCTGTGGACACCAGCACCCCCAGACCTGACCCTTGGGGAAGGTGAGGAGGCTAGGACGTGGGACTTCCTGACGGCGGTGGGCGGCAGCCAGGCTGAGGCTCAGGCCTGCCTCACTGAGGCCCTGCAGCTGCAGGCCAGGGGAGCTCTGTACACGGCTCACGCACAGGCCTGGGCCCAACTCTGGGTAGAATGTGGCTTGGACGTGGTGGGGCCCCTGCCCCTGCGCCAGGCCCTGCGTGGCTCCCTCTACTACCTGCTCAGTGCCCTGCCCCAGCCCAAGGCCCCAGGATACATCTGCCATGGCCTCAGTCCTGGGGGCCTCTCCAATGGGAGCCGTGAGGAATGCTACTGGGGCCACGTCTTCTGGGACCAGGTGAGCACTGTACACCCAGCACCAGCCACACAGCAGGCGACACATGGAGGTCCACGGCCTCTGCCCTCCCTGGGACCAGGGCTATGGCTGGGGAAGCACAGGGACTGTGGCAAAAGGGAAGAGGCCTGGAAGGTGTGCAGGCGTTTGGTAGAGGAGTGATCTAGGTGAGGGGAATGGAAGGTGCAGAGACCAGAGCTGAGAGGGCCTGAGGCACTTTCCAGAGAGTGGGGAGGGGCCTCCACCAAGGCGAGAAGGGCTGCAGGTCCAGATCACCAGCGTCTGTAGACAGTAGTGTGGCGCTTGGAGTTTACCTGAGGGCCAGTGGAGCTCCAGGGACCTATCAGGACGGGGACCTGTGGGGACTGGGAAGGCCTGTGGGGCTGCGTGGAGCCCGGTACTGGAGGCCGACGGGGGTGACGGGGACGCTGAGGGCACAGAGTGGAGGGGCACGATGGCTGCTGGGCGTGGAGGTGTCGAGAGTGACTGTGCTGGGGCTGCTCCATCGTTGTCTGAGCCTCCCGGTGCTGCCGCTGTGGCCGTTTCTTTGATGAGGCTCTCAGAGGCCGAGTCATTCACTGCCGGCCTGAAGCTGCCCATGCACGTATTCGGGCTGGAGCCTCTGAGGCCACACAAACGCCGGCTGGGGAGGCAAAGTGTGGGGCTGAGCACCAGAACTCCAGGAGCGTCTGGGCTGGAGACAGAACTgggtgggcaggtggggagggcCTGCAGATCTGAGTGGGCAGCCGAGGAGGAACCCAGAAGACGCCAGCGATGGAGCTCTGCTGGGGCGGAATGTGGCCAGGAGGGGCAGGAGCGGTGACGGCCTGTCTGGCGCTAGAACGAGGGACCGTGCTCTCAGGACCTCTGGATGTTCCCGAATATCCTGATGTTCCACCCAGAAGCCGCCAGGGCCATCCTGGAGTACCGCATCCGCACGCTGGACGGGGCCCTGGAGAACGCCCAGAACCTGGGCTACCAGGTGAGGGGACCTGGGGCACTGGCCCATAGGGCCCTGCAGGGCCTGCGGCCCCCACACCCCTCCCAGGTCTGTATCCCTCTCCCCAGGCCCCCTCTGGACAAAGCTGGGACATCCTAGATTCCCCACCCTGAGGCTTGTGGGGCCTCAGCAGTGCCCTGCAGCCCGCACctgagagagaggaggtgggaaCCGCAGCGGGCTGGGACCCTGCTTTGGCCCAGGACCCCCTGGGGTGCCCTTGCTGCCCTGCACCAGGGTCAGCACTCGGTGAGAACTGGGCAGAAGCCACCTGGCCCCGTGAGGACGTGCAGTGGGCCTTCTAGCAGTAGCACCCACCAGGGTACCTGGCGCAGGCCGTGCCCCCCCCCCCAGGGCGAGGGCATGGGAAAGTTGGGGGGCCACCGCTCCCCTCCAACAAGGTCAAGTCTGCCCCCTCCCAATCCCTCAGGGAGCCAAGTTTGCCTGGGAGAGTGCAGACTCCGGCCTAGAGGTTTGCCCCGAGGACATTTACGGAGTCCAGGAAGTCCACGTCAACGGGGCCGTGGTGTTGGCCTTCGAGCTGTACTACCATACCACCCAGGTGAGGTGCTGTGTGCCCACCATTCCTGCAAGTGTGGCCAGGCAGCTGGTGTAGCCCCCACTCCTCGTGGCTTCCTGTTTGGGGCTGGTCCTGGGAAGCTGGCTGAGGACAGGTGTCTCAGTGCCAGGCCTTGCTTCTGGGCACAGACAGGCCACTGGGAATGAGAGTGACTGGGGCCCTGGCCTCTGTGCCGCCTCCTGCTCCCCAGGACCTGCAGCTATTTCGAGAGGCTGGTGGCTGGGACGTGGTCAGGGCTGTGGCCGAGTTTTGGTGCAGTCGTGTTGAGTGGAGCCCCAGGGAGGAGAAGTACCACCTGAGGGGTGAGGGCCATGGTGGGGAGGGGCTCGGGGAGGAAGGGTGGATGCTCCCAGACTCAGCAGATGATTTTCAGACACCTCACGTGTGCCAGCCCCACGCTGACCACCGGCGTGGAGGGAAGGCCTCTGAGACTCTGCACTGAGCACCATCTTGGACTTGTGTGTCCAGGAGTCATGTCCCCCGACGAGTACCATTCAGGGGTCGACAACTCTGTGTACACCAACGTCCTGGTCCAGAACAGGTCAGACACAAGATCCCctcacctcaccccacccccgccccagctGGAGACCTGCCCCGGTGCCCCCACTAGGCAGGCAGCAGCTGGAAGTGTAGGGGTTGCAGCCTCCCCCACCTACCTCCACCTCCAGCCTGCGCTTTGCTGCTGCCCTGGCCCAGGACCTGGGTCTGCCCATCCCCAGCCAGTGGCTGGCAGTGGCTGACGAGATCAAGGTACCCTTTGACGTGGAGCAGAACTTCCACCCGGAGTTCGACGGGTATGAGCCTGGTGAGTGGACCCCTTCAAGGGCTCCTCCCCTGCCGTCGAGACCCTCGAGTCTGTCCTGGAACACCTGCCAGTCAGCGGCACCTCCCTGTAGGAGAGGTGGTGAAGCAGGCAGACG
This genomic window from Pan troglodytes isolate AG18354 chromosome 9, NHGRI_mPanTro3-v2.0_pri, whole genome shotgun sequence contains:
- the NLRP6 gene encoding NACHT, LRR and PYD domains-containing protein 6 isoform X4, coding for MDQPEAPCSSTGPRLAVARELLLAALEELSQEQLKRFRHKLRDVGPDGRSIPWGRLERADAVDLAEQLAQFYGPEPALEVARKTLKRADARDVAAQLQEQRLQRLGLGSGTLLSVSEYKKKYREHVLQLHARVKERNARSVKITKRFTKLLIAPESAAPEEEALGPAEEPEPGRARRSDTHTFNRLFRRDEEGRRPLTVVLQGPAGIGKTMAAKKILYDWAAGKLYQGQVDFAFFLPCGELLERPGTRSLADLILDQCPDRGAPVPQMLAQPQRLLFILDGADELPALGGPEAAPCTDPFEAASGARVLGGLLSKALLPTALLLVTTRAAAPGRLQGRLCSPQCAEVRGFSDKDKKKYFYKFFRDERRAERAYRFVKENETLFALCFVPFVCWIVCTVLRQQLELGRDLSRTSKTTTSVYLLFITSVLSSAPVADGPRLQGDLRNLCRLAREGVLGRRAQFAEKELEQLELRGSKVQTLFLSKKELPGVLETEVTYQFIDQSFQEFLAALSYLLEDGGVPRTAAGGVGTLLRGDTQPHSHLVLTTRFLFGLLSAERMRDIERHFGCMVSERVKQEALRWVQGQGQGCPGVAPEVTEGAKGLEDTEEPEEEEEGEEPNYPLELLYCLYETQEDAFVRQALCGLPELALQRVRFCRMDVAVLSYCVRCCPAGQALRLISCRLVAAQEKKKKSLGKRLQASLGGSRLSHCKLPDAVCRDLSEALRAAPALTELGLLHNRLSEAGLRMLSEGLAWPQCRVQTVRVQLPDPQRGLQYLVSVLRQSPALTTLDLSGCQLPAPMVTYLCAVLQHQGCGLQTLSLASVELSEQSLQELQAVKRAKPDLVITHPALDGHPQPPKELISTF
- the NLRP6 gene encoding NACHT, LRR and PYD domains-containing protein 6 isoform X3; protein product: MDQPEAPCSSTGPRLAVARELLLAALEELSQEQLKRFRHKLRDVGPDGRSIPWGRLERADAVDLAEQLAQFYGPEPALEVARKTLKRADARDVAAQLQEQRLQQYKKKYREHVLQLHARVKERNARSVKITKRFTKLLIAPESAAPEEEALGPAEEPEPGRARRSDTHTFNRLFRRDEEGRRPLTVVLQGPAGIGKTMAAKKILYDWAAGKLYQGQVDFAFFLPCGELLERPGTRSLADLILDQCPDRGAPVPQMLAQPQRLLFILDGADELPALGGPEAAPCTDPFEAASGARVLGGLLSKALLPTALLLVTTRAAAPGRLQGRLCSPQCAEVRGFSDKDKKKYFYKFFRDERRAERAYRFVKENETLFALCFVPFVCWIVCTVLRQQLELGRDLSRTSKTTTSVYLLFITSVLSSAPVADGPRLQGDLRNLCRLAREGVLGRRAQFAEKELEQLELRGSKVQTLFLSKKELPGVLETEVTYQFIDQSFQEFLAALSYLLEDGGVPRTAAGGVGTLLRGDTQPHSHLVLTTRFLFGLLSAERMRDIERHFGCMVSERVKQEALRWVQGQGQGCPGVAPEVTEGAKGLEDTEEPEEEEEGEEPNYPLELLYCLYETQEDAFVRQALCGLPELALQRVRFCRMDVAVLSYCVRCCPAGQALRLISCRLVAAQEKKKKSLGKRLQASLGGSSSSRGTTKQLPASLLHPLFQAMTDPLCHLSSLTLSHCKLPDAVCRDLSEALRAAPALTELGLLHNRLSEAGLRMLSEGLAWPQCRVQTVRVQLPDPQRGLQYLVSVLRQSPALTTLDLSGCQLPAPMVTYLCAVLQHQGCGLQTLSLASVELSEQSLQELQAVKRAKPDLVITHPALDGHPQPPKELISTF